One genomic window of Vibrio mangrovi includes the following:
- the rlmKL gene encoding bifunctional 23S rRNA (guanine(2069)-N(7))-methyltransferase RlmK/23S rRNA (guanine(2445)-N(2))-methyltransferase RlmL, producing MHQYLATTSIGLENLLAEELNRLGVNDSQIVQAGVRFRASNELIYRCCLWSRIASRFIRVISEFTCQDDMDLYLSASAVRWSDYLQATGTLIVDFNGTNRSIRNSQYGAVKVKDAIVDHFTKKNLPRPTISKDRPDLRVHVRLNKEKAILGIDMVGGSLHVRGYRTEAGAAPLRETLAAAMIMRSGWGGETALMDPMCGSGTVVIEAAMIAAGIAPGIKRSRWGFESLPDYDPELWTQVKTQASVQSKKGLKQISVPIYGYDYDAKMLTLAKENARRAGVSELIDFQQMDATKLQRPESFQGGLIISNPPYGERLGTEPGLIALYASLGAQLKSEFGGCQAMFLSSSDELLSCLRMRADKQFKMRNGSLPCHLKLYSIAERDAAQIQSAAQEVAADFANRLRKNIAKITPWAKREQLDSYRVYDADLPDYNAAIDVYGHHVVIQEYAAPKSIAPEKAKRRLTDMIRATTQVMDVDANHVVLKVREKQKGHAQYQKMSTKAKTTQVHEYGARFIVNLYDYLDTGLFLDHRLTRRRLGEMAKGKDFLNLFAYTGTATVHAALGGAKSTTTIDMSKTYLDWAKENMTLNGQKGRQHRYEQADCLQWLEQAKGQYDLIFIDPPTFSNSKRMTGTFDVQRDHIHLMQHLKRILRKDGVIVFSNNKRQFKMDMEAMAQLQLSAENISSQTLPLDFKRNQQIHNCWLIRHCEVPSE from the coding sequence ATGCATCAGTATTTAGCCACTACTTCAATCGGACTTGAGAATTTATTAGCAGAGGAGTTGAACCGTTTAGGTGTTAACGACTCTCAGATTGTTCAGGCCGGTGTCCGATTCCGCGCCTCCAATGAGCTTATTTATCGTTGTTGCCTCTGGAGCAGAATTGCTTCACGTTTCATTCGGGTTATCTCTGAGTTCACTTGTCAGGATGACATGGATCTTTATCTTTCAGCATCTGCTGTTCGGTGGAGTGATTATTTACAGGCAACAGGAACGTTGATTGTTGATTTTAATGGAACGAACCGTTCTATCCGTAACAGTCAATATGGTGCAGTCAAAGTTAAAGATGCAATTGTTGATCATTTTACGAAGAAGAATTTACCTCGTCCGACGATCAGCAAAGATCGTCCGGATCTTCGGGTTCATGTTCGTCTGAATAAAGAAAAAGCAATACTGGGAATCGACATGGTTGGTGGCAGTCTGCATGTTCGGGGATATAGAACTGAAGCTGGCGCGGCACCTCTGAGAGAGACACTGGCTGCTGCGATGATTATGCGTAGCGGGTGGGGCGGAGAAACTGCTTTAATGGATCCTATGTGTGGTTCCGGTACCGTGGTCATTGAAGCTGCAATGATTGCTGCGGGGATTGCTCCGGGCATTAAACGTTCCCGCTGGGGGTTTGAATCTTTACCTGACTATGATCCGGAACTGTGGACACAAGTTAAAACTCAGGCAAGTGTCCAGTCGAAAAAAGGTCTTAAACAGATTTCTGTTCCTATTTACGGCTATGATTACGATGCGAAGATGCTGACTCTGGCAAAAGAAAATGCTCGTCGTGCCGGCGTCAGTGAGCTGATCGATTTTCAGCAGATGGATGCAACAAAGTTACAGCGTCCCGAATCGTTTCAGGGTGGATTGATTATTTCAAATCCACCTTATGGGGAACGCTTAGGGACTGAACCGGGTTTGATTGCACTGTATGCTTCCTTAGGCGCTCAACTTAAATCTGAATTTGGCGGATGCCAGGCAATGTTTCTTTCCAGCTCAGATGAATTGTTAAGTTGTCTGCGAATGCGGGCCGACAAGCAGTTCAAAATGAGGAATGGTTCGTTACCTTGTCACTTAAAACTCTACTCTATTGCTGAACGTGATGCTGCTCAGATTCAGTCTGCAGCTCAGGAGGTCGCAGCTGACTTTGCCAACCGCCTGCGCAAAAATATCGCAAAAATCACTCCATGGGCGAAACGTGAACAGCTTGATTCCTACCGTGTTTATGATGCAGATCTTCCTGATTACAATGCTGCAATTGATGTATATGGCCATCATGTGGTTATTCAGGAATATGCCGCGCCGAAGTCAATTGCTCCTGAAAAAGCCAAACGGCGTTTGACGGATATGATTCGTGCGACAACTCAGGTGATGGATGTCGATGCCAACCATGTTGTGCTGAAGGTTCGGGAAAAACAGAAAGGGCATGCTCAGTACCAGAAAATGTCCACTAAAGCAAAAACAACACAAGTACATGAGTATGGTGCCCGGTTCATTGTCAATCTATATGACTATCTGGATACCGGTCTGTTCCTTGATCACCGGCTGACTCGTCGTCGCTTAGGAGAAATGGCAAAAGGGAAAGATTTTCTTAACCTGTTTGCTTATACCGGAACAGCAACTGTGCATGCGGCGCTGGGCGGTGCAAAATCGACTACCACTATTGATATGTCGAAAACTTATCTGGACTGGGCGAAAGAAAACATGACCCTCAATGGCCAGAAGGGACGCCAACACCGATACGAGCAGGCAGATTGTCTACAGTGGCTTGAGCAGGCAAAAGGTCAGTATGATTTGATTTTCATTGATCCGCCGACGTTTTCAAACTCGAAGCGAATGACGGGTACGTTTGATGTTCAACGGGATCATATCCACTTAATGCAGCATTTGAAACGTATTCTGCGCAAAGATGGCGTGATTGTTTTCTCCAATAATAAGCGCCAGTTTAAGATGGATATGGAAGCGATGGCTCAGTTGCAACTCTCTGCGGAAAATATCTCATCACAGACGTTACCTTTAGATTTTAAGCGCAATCAGCAGATCCATAATTGTTGGCTCATCCGTCATTGCGAAGTCCCGTCGGAATAA
- a CDS encoding ABC transporter ATP-binding protein produces MALISIHSGYLAFGDHPLLDHIDFSLQENERVCLVGRNGTGKSTLMKVLDGEIHLDDGKMTVTQDVVVSRLEQDPPRDQEGTVFEYVADGLADVGKHLQLYQELLEKVESDPSEQNISRLAQVQEKLDHSDAWRFDDRIKNVLASLNLDGHTLLTDLSGGWQRKAALARALVCDPDVLLLDEPTNHLDVTTIEWLESFLKDFKGSIIFISHDRSFIQSMATRIVDLDRGKLVSFPASYDQYLTEKEEVLRVEELQNAEFDKKLAQEEVWIRQGIKARRTRNEGRVRALKKLRQERSERRDVQGKVNLQLDDTVRSGKIVFEAENLCYEIDGQCIIDKFSFNVMRGDRIALIGPNGCGKSTLLKLLLGQLQPTGGRLHCGTKLEVAYFDQYREKLDPEKTVMDNLADGKQEVMVGGRQRHALSYLQDFLFSPKRARTPVKALSGGEKNRLLLARIFLRPNNLLVLDEPTNDLDIETLELLEDLLANYQGTLLLVSHDRHFVDNTVTTSWIFEGNGRIEEFVGGYHDAQQQRRQVLETRKEAIGSKTSDSEISPDKAASSTKTNTPAKTNKGKKLSYKQQRELESLPERLETLEQEIGSLQEKVNSADFFTQSVEQTQPILDRLTAAEAELELAFERWEELEALQQDSKL; encoded by the coding sequence ATGGCATTAATAAGTATTCATAGCGGATATTTAGCGTTTGGTGATCATCCGTTACTGGATCACATTGATTTTTCTCTGCAAGAAAATGAACGTGTCTGTCTGGTTGGCAGAAATGGCACCGGTAAGTCAACCTTGATGAAGGTTCTCGATGGAGAAATTCATCTGGATGATGGAAAGATGACGGTGACTCAGGATGTAGTTGTATCGCGTCTGGAGCAGGATCCTCCCAGAGATCAGGAAGGAACAGTATTTGAGTACGTTGCTGATGGTCTTGCTGATGTCGGAAAACATTTACAACTTTATCAAGAATTGCTGGAGAAAGTAGAAAGTGATCCGAGTGAACAGAATATTTCCCGGCTGGCACAGGTTCAGGAGAAACTGGACCACAGTGATGCGTGGCGTTTTGATGATCGGATTAAAAACGTACTGGCGTCACTGAATCTGGATGGACATACTCTGTTGACTGATTTGTCCGGAGGATGGCAGCGTAAAGCTGCACTGGCTCGGGCTCTTGTCTGTGATCCGGATGTATTGCTGCTTGATGAACCAACGAACCATCTGGATGTTACAACGATTGAGTGGCTGGAGAGTTTTCTGAAAGATTTCAAAGGATCGATCATCTTCATTTCTCATGACCGTAGTTTCATTCAGTCTATGGCTACGAGGATTGTGGATCTTGATCGGGGAAAACTTGTTTCATTCCCAGCTAGTTATGACCAGTATCTGACGGAAAAAGAAGAAGTTTTACGGGTAGAAGAACTGCAAAATGCAGAATTCGATAAGAAACTGGCTCAGGAAGAAGTCTGGATACGTCAGGGCATTAAAGCCCGCAGAACCCGGAATGAAGGGCGGGTGAGAGCACTGAAAAAGCTTCGTCAGGAGCGGAGTGAACGACGAGATGTACAGGGGAAAGTAAACCTGCAACTTGATGATACAGTTCGTTCCGGAAAGATTGTATTTGAGGCAGAAAATCTTTGTTACGAAATTGATGGTCAGTGTATTATTGATAAGTTTAGTTTTAATGTAATGCGTGGCGATCGGATTGCGTTGATTGGTCCGAATGGTTGCGGTAAGAGCACACTGTTGAAATTGTTATTGGGACAACTTCAGCCGACGGGTGGTCGTTTACATTGTGGGACAAAACTGGAAGTTGCCTATTTTGATCAGTATCGGGAAAAGCTGGATCCGGAAAAAACTGTGATGGACAATCTGGCTGACGGGAAGCAGGAAGTGATGGTTGGCGGCCGCCAGCGTCATGCTCTAAGTTACCTGCAAGATTTTCTTTTTTCTCCGAAGCGGGCAAGAACGCCGGTTAAAGCACTGTCTGGTGGTGAAAAAAATCGTTTGTTGCTGGCTCGGATCTTTCTTCGTCCCAACAACCTTTTGGTGCTGGATGAACCGACAAATGATTTAGATATCGAAACTCTGGAACTTTTGGAAGATTTACTTGCCAATTATCAGGGTACATTGCTTTTAGTCAGCCATGATCGTCATTTTGTCGATAACACAGTGACCACGAGCTGGATTTTTGAAGGTAATGGCCGAATTGAAGAATTTGTTGGTGGGTATCATGATGCTCAACAACAGCGGCGGCAAGTATTAGAAACGAGAAAAGAGGCTATCGGGAGTAAAACTTCGGATTCGGAAATTTCTCCGGATAAGGCAGCATCATCGACTAAAACGAATACTCCGGCTAAAACTAATAAAGGTAAAAAGTTATCCTATAAGCAGCAGCGTGAACTGGAATCACTTCCGGAAAGGCTTGAGACTCTGGAACAAGAGATAGGTAGCCTTCAGGAGAAGGTTAACAGTGCAGACTTTTTTACGCAGAGCGTGGAACAGACTCAACCCATTCTGGATCGGTTAACTGCGGCAGAAGCAGAGCTTGAGCTGGCATTTGAACGATGGGAAGAGCTTGAAGCATTACAACAGGACAGTAAATTATAA
- a CDS encoding cell division protein ZapC, with protein sequence MLKPSDKWNWYFCDREGHLMLDLGNEMVFKTLLPKKLLVACAFTSGQFTVDDASDYQTFKESVEYLDLSEPRKVELILNCVAAKRFHKPVQPKSWFFDIQNTETVPHAGEIVQLKNRMNAGRFIVLEVGENASLCASIELEAFTLAPGKELMYGQAIKVMHDRMEYVNLGSQPVALVG encoded by the coding sequence ATGCTTAAACCGAGTGACAAATGGAACTGGTATTTCTGTGACAGAGAAGGCCACTTAATGCTTGATTTGGGAAATGAGATGGTTTTTAAAACCCTTCTGCCCAAAAAGCTACTTGTTGCTTGTGCATTTACTTCTGGTCAGTTTACTGTCGATGACGCGAGTGATTATCAAACTTTCAAAGAGAGTGTTGAGTATCTGGACTTGTCAGAACCGAGAAAAGTTGAACTGATTTTAAATTGTGTCGCGGCGAAAAGGTTTCATAAACCGGTTCAGCCGAAAAGCTGGTTCTTTGATATTCAGAATACTGAGACAGTCCCACATGCGGGAGAGATAGTCCAGTTGAAGAACCGGATGAACGCCGGTCGTTTTATTGTCCTGGAAGTGGGTGAGAATGCAAGCTTATGTGCAAGTATTGAGCTTGAAGCATTTACACTCGCTCCCGGTAAAGAACTCATGTATGGTCAGGCTATCAAAGTGATGCATGATCGTATGGAGTACGTGAACCTTGGTTCACAACCTGTAGCCTTAGTTGGCTAG
- a CDS encoding glutaredoxin family protein — MLILYGTQYCHLCEQAFALAVEAGVAELVQQIDIAGDKTLYDRYGVTIPVFRFQDQELNWPFSLTELKIWLEAHGINKYS; from the coding sequence TTGCTTATTCTCTACGGCACACAGTATTGTCATCTTTGTGAGCAGGCTTTTGCTTTGGCTGTTGAAGCAGGTGTTGCGGAGTTGGTACAACAGATTGATATTGCTGGTGATAAAACATTATATGATCGTTACGGTGTCACGATTCCGGTCTTCAGATTTCAGGATCAGGAATTGAACTGGCCGTTCTCACTCACAGAATTAAAGATTTGGTTAGAAGCTCATGGCATTAATAAGTATTCATAG